One window from the genome of Gouania willdenowi unplaced genomic scaffold, fGouWil2.1 scaffold_370_arrow_ctg1, whole genome shotgun sequence encodes:
- the LOC114459872 gene encoding uncharacterized protein LOC114459872 codes for MAEATPKFYHPDGKLVPRDMTLLPEKAEWYTKQIRIADAEHERSPRDYAPVGVSKMREINDDAWFWMSFRLNKYRSDGRNGELRKVIWDTSGIRGQDGYLNDTPYPFRRCVGLNLPTPAWIRINGAQRENKNIKTTMIMSKGLLIQNENREYRSACLELDVDGNPFVSEDKPLHWHPGVLPRDVMIPNGATMAEAFETDTTGFLPLYELHPRMGVELWEVLINPQDGGCPFWLFGQRLFLMTPEPSVRWNDREMAARHPDYKKQSERISWGLRGSTRWCHTGRRWSASMTCDRVRMESDPLNSRDLRSTDCGGPDLTYWGDAWVPRNKKVYETPLTLGNYPYPDRDTPYFFSEITEGRMSYLNPHLYLMTRAEARKVNFTALRQVRELGDGMETINIGSDYISFYQKRYQKQNRKNNILEKNRCGDMSKIPAVARFLALGWSMSDDKDIEEKLSIEDGEGSDSSSGDEKAGVGSPAKRRGEDGDDMGPEWKKERMALTEALSVSPPRAVSQSPACMEMEWERDDNTGEIFFAERVARISPFPTVMKVESADEVADCFPPLENESDDDGAELLGAETFVGERGGEAPNEGIETVTPAPTDDSLERLERAFSVLSVILEDVRGVVMSVVKEGLIPPQGASDASRL; via the exons ATGGCTGAAGCAACACCCAAATTCTATCATCCG GACGGAAAATTGGTGCCCCGCGACATGACACTTCTACCAGAAAAAGCAGAATGGTACACCAAACAAATAAGGATTGCGGATGCAGAGCACGAGAGATCCCCAAGGGATTATGCTCCTGTGGGCGTcagtaaaatgagagaaattaaTGACGATGCCTGGTTTTGGATGTCTTTCAGGCTTAACAAGTATAGATCTGATGGGAGAAATGGAGAGTTGCGCAAGGTGATTTGGGATACCTCAGGAATAAGGGGACAAGATGGATATTTAAATGACACGCCATACCCTTTCCGTAGGTGCGTGGGACTAAATCTCCCTACACCAGCATGGATTAGAATTAATGGGGCCCAAAGagaaaataagaatataaaGACTACAATGATCATGTCCAAAGGTTTATTGATCCAAAACGAAAACAGAGAGTACAGATCTGCCTGTTTGGAATTAGATGTTGACGGTAATCCCTTTGTTTCGGAAGACAAGCCCCTGCATTGGCACCCAGGGGTTCTACCGCGTGACGTGATGATACCAAATGGGGCCACAATGGCAGAGGCTTTTGAAACTGATACAACTGGCTTTTTGCCCTTGTATGAGTTGCATCCTCGAATGGGAGTAGAGTTGTGGGAGGTGTTAATCAACCCACAGGATGGGGGGTGCCCATTTTGGCTTTTCGGGCAGaggttatttttaatgacaccaGAACCTTCAGTGAGATGGAACGATAGGGAAATGGCCGCTAGGCACCCCGATTACAAAAAGCAATCGGAAAGGATAAGCTGGGGTTTACGAGGCAGCACACGCTGGTGCCACACGGGGAGGAGGTGGTCTGCTTCTATGACATGTGACAGGGTCAGAATGGAAAGCGACCCCCTGAACTCGCGGGATCTTAGATCCACTGATTGCGGGGGTCCTGATTTAACGTACTGGGGGGATGCTTGGGTGCCCCGCAATAAAAAAGTCTATGAGACACCCTTGACCCTGGGGAATTACCCCTATCCGGACAGGGATACTCCTTATTTCTTCAGTGAAATTACTGAGGGAAGGATGAGTTACCTGAACCCCCATCTTTACCTAATGACGAGAGCAGAAGCAAGGAAAGTTAATTTTACTGCACTCAGACAGGTGAGAGAGTTAGGCGATGGAATGGAGACAATTAACATCGGGAGTGACTACATCTCGTTTTACCAGAAACgataccaaaaacaaaacagaaaaaacaacatcctTGAAAAAAACAGATGTGGGGATATGTCCAAAATTCCTGCCGTGGCTCGGTTCCTGGCACTAGGTTGGAGCATGAGTGATGATAAAGACATAGAAGAGAAACTTAGCATTGAGGACGGGGAGGGAAGTGATTCTTCTTCAGGAGATGAAAAAGCTGGAGTTGGTTCCCCCGCTAAAAGACGAGGAGAGGATGGAGATGATATGGGTCCGGAGTGGAAAAAGGAGAGAATGGCTCTGACTGAGGCCCTGTCTGTGTCACCTCCTCGTGCTGTCTCACAGTCTCCTGCGTGTATGGAGATGGAATGGGAGAGAGATGACAACACAGGAGAGATCTTCTTTGCCGAAAGGGTGGCCAGAATATCCCCCTTCCCCACTGTGATGAAAGTCGAGTCTGCTGATGAAGTGGCTGACTGCTTTCCCCCGCTGGAAAATGAATCGGATGATGATGGGGCGGAGCTGTTGGGTGCAGAGACATTCGTGGGTGAAAGGGGGGGGGAGGCCCCCAATGAAGGCATAGAGACAGTGACACCTGCCCCGACTGATGACAGTCTGGAGAGACTGGAGCGGGCGTTCTCGGTTCTCAGCGTCATACTGGAAGACGTCAGGGGTGTCGTTATGTCGGTTGTGAAGGAGGGTCTCATCCCGCCACAAGGGGCCTCGGATGCCAGCAGGCTCTGA